In Candidatus Neomarinimicrobiota bacterium, the following are encoded in one genomic region:
- a CDS encoding single-stranded DNA-binding protein, with product MQKGSVNRVMLAGHLGGDPESRFTPSGTAVTNFTMATNETFKNSDGEYQDKTEWHRCVLWGKSAEVAGDILKKGQLTYVEGRLQTRSWEDKNGVKRYTTEVVCDNFTMLGRRSDNQGGNSQSPDGGSPKDEDDLPF from the coding sequence ATGCAAAAAGGAAGTGTAAATAGAGTAATGCTCGCGGGGCATTTGGGTGGCGATCCTGAAAGCCGTTTCACCCCATCCGGGACAGCGGTAACCAACTTTACCATGGCTACGAACGAAACGTTTAAAAATAGCGATGGTGAATATCAGGACAAAACCGAATGGCATCGCTGTGTTCTTTGGGGAAAGTCAGCAGAAGTTGCTGGTGATATCCTAAAAAAGGGCCAGCTAACCTATGTGGAAGGACGTTTACAAACCCGCTCTTGGGAAGACAAGAATGGAGTCAAGCGTTATACCACAGAAGTTGTTTGTGATAATTTCACAATGCTTGGTCGGCGTTCTGATAATCAGGGCGGAAATTCGCAAAGTCCAGATGGCGGTTCGCCTAAAGATGAGGACGACCTCCCGTTTTAA
- a CDS encoding IS1595 family transposase: MTMRNKYVRRSHISEKKFRQLVKLFSLDLDA, translated from the coding sequence ATGACAATGAGAAACAAGTATGTTAGGCGTTCCCATATTTCCGAGAAGAAATTTAGACAATTGGTTAAGCTGTTTTCTTTGGATCTTGACGC